A single genomic interval of Pangasianodon hypophthalmus isolate fPanHyp1 chromosome 8, fPanHyp1.pri, whole genome shotgun sequence harbors:
- the tmem51a gene encoding transmembrane protein 51a → MSYSSQTPPDSSSNSSSSSSASQYATAALGVGLLVLGIVMILWSVVPVGAAVNNSQSIDGQVKNTSSVGFVLLGTGVAMLLLSLFLGIQNKYRAQRQPNSNTNTEQGQQGDRQPEEAEQYTVPSYEEVVGSAQYPISQFSPRQNSTTHLPAYDELMETTQDEVEGAGPCADKNGADNSTHILPHRTDRPGLKLLPLKTRRKSSSSSPQVTVSSIEPLTPPPQYEENPPELLPATQ, encoded by the exons ATGTCGTACAGCAGCCAGACTCCCCCCGACtccagcagcaacagcagcagctccagCTCGGCGTCTCAGTATGCTACGGCGGCGCTGGGCGTGGGGCTGCTCGTGCTGGGCATCGTGATGATCCTGTGGAGCGTGGTGCCTGTTGGTGCAGCCGTAAACAACTCTCAGTCTATAGACGGCCAAGTTAAGAACACATCATCAGTGGGCTTTGTCCTGCTGGGCACAGGAGTGGCCATGCTGCTGCTCTCCCTTTTCCTCGGCATACAAAACAAATACCGAGCACAGAGACAACCAAACAGCAACACTAACACAGAGCAAGGACAGCAGGGAGACAG GCAACCAGAAGAAGCCGAGCAGTACACTGTACCCAGCTATGAGGAGGTGGTCGGAAGTGCTCAGTACCCCATCAGCCAGTTCTCTCCACGGCAGAACAGCACCACCCATCTGCCAGCCTACGACGAACTGATGGAGACGACGCAGGACGAGGTGGAGGGTGCCGGCCCATGCGCAGACAAGAATGGAGCAGACAACTCGACACACATACTCCCCCATAGGACCGACCGCCCCGGACTCAAACTGCTTCCACTTAAAACGAGAAGGAAGAGCTCGAGCAGCTCGCCACAGGTCACTGTCTCCAGCATCGAACCCCTCACTCCTCCACCACAGTATGAAGAAAATCCCCCGGAACTCCTGCCAGCAACACAGTGA